Proteins from one Megalops cyprinoides isolate fMegCyp1 chromosome 11, fMegCyp1.pri, whole genome shotgun sequence genomic window:
- the dpt gene encoding dermatopontin produces the protein MICALLLLRAFPLLAIVSGQPNYIPDEPWVNSFRQGFNFQCPHGEALVAIRSFFSVKEGSDRLWTFECQPTPAGLGEPTECWWDDINRAGMEWTSTCTNNGLVAGVQSQYFSAVLDREWQFYCCRYSRRCPYSCWKTNDIPEYHGEEGELVVPTYGYFIRGAQTTFSGVLRDRQWKYILCRMTEFDCQFENF, from the exons ATGATCTGCGCGCTCCTGCTGCTGCGGGCTTTTCCCCTTCTGGCCATTGTGTCAGGTCAGCCCAACTACATCCCCGACGAGCCCTGGGTCAACAGCTTCCGACAGGGCTTCAACTTCCAGTGCCCCCACGGAGAGGCGCTGGTGGCGATCCGGAGCTTCTTCAGCGTCAAGGAGGGCTCCGACCGGCTGTGGACCTTCGAGTGCCAGCCGACGCCCGCTGGCCTCGGGGAGCCCACCGAGTGCTGGTGGGATGACATCAACCGGGCTGGGATGGAATG gaCTTCGACATGCACCAACAACGGACTGGTGGCGGGAGTTCAGAGCCAGTACTTCAGCGCGGTCCTGGACCGGGAGTGGCAGTTCTACTGCTGTCGGTACAGTCGCAGGTGCCCCTACTCCTGCTG GAAGACAAATGATATTCCAGAATAccatggagaggagggggaactTGTCGTCCCGACTTACGGCTACTTCATCAGGGGGGCCCAGACTACCTTCAGCGGAGTGCTCAG GGATCGGCAGTGGAAATACATCTTATGCAGGATGACAGAGTTTGACTGCCAGTTTGAAAACTTTTAA